A genomic stretch from Microtus pennsylvanicus isolate mMicPen1 chromosome 9, mMicPen1.hap1, whole genome shotgun sequence includes:
- the B3galt1 gene encoding beta-1,3-galactosyltransferase 1 — MASKVSCLYVLTVVCWASALWYLSITRPTSSYTGSKPFTHLTVARKNFTFGNIRTRPINPHSFEFLINEPNKCEKNIPFLVILISTTHKEFDARQAIRETWGDENNFKGIKIATLFLLGKNADPVLNQMVEQESQIFHDIIVEDFIDSYHNLTLKTLMGMRWVATFCSKAKYVMKTDSDIFVNMDNLIYKLLKPSTKPRRRYFTGYVINGGPIRDVRSKWYMPRDLYPDSNYPPFCSGTGYIFSADVAELIYKTSLHTRLLHLEDVYVGLCLRKLGIHPFQNSGFNHWKMAYSLCRYRRVITVHQISPEEMHRIWNDMSSKKHLRC, encoded by the coding sequence ATGGCTTCAAAGGTTTCCTGCCTCTATGTTTTGACCGTTGTGTGCTGGGCCAGCGCTCTCTGGTACTTGAGCATCACGCGACCTACTTCTTCCTACACTGGCTCAAAGCCATTTACTCACCTAACAGTTGCCCGGAAAAACTTCACCTTTGGCAACATAAGAACTCGACCTATAAACCCCCACTCTTTTGAGTTTCTGATAAATGAGCCCAACAAATGTGAGAAAAACATTCCTTTCCTTGTGATCCTCATTAGCACCACACACAAGGAATTTGATGCGCGCCAGGCCATCAGGGAGACATGGGGGGATGAAAACAACTTCAAAGGGATCAAGATAGCCACTCTCTTCCTCCTGGGCAAAAATGCTGATCCTGTTCTGAACCAGATGGTGGAGCAAGAGAGTCAGATCTTCCATGACATCATCGTAGAGGACTTCATTGACTCTTATCACAACCTCACCCTCAAAACCTTAATGGGGATGAGATGGGTCGCCACTTTCTGTTCCAAGGCCAAGTATGTCATGAAGACAGACAGTGACATTTTTGTGAATATGGACAACCTTATTTATAAACTCCTGAAACCCTCCACCAAGCCGAGAAGAAGGTATTTTACTGGTTACGTCATCAATGGTGGGCCCATCCGGGATGTCCGCAGTAAGTGGTATATGCCTCGGGATTTGTACCCTGACAGCAACTACCCGCCATTCTGTTCAGGAACTGGCTATATCTTTTCCGCTGATGTTGCTGAACTCATTTACAAAACCTCCCTCCATACCAGGCTGCTTCACCTTGAAGATGTGTACGTGGGACTGTGTCTTCGAAAGCTAGGCATACACCCTTTCCAGAATAGCGGCTTCAACCACTGGAAAATGGCCTACAGTTTGTGTAGGTACCGCCGCGTCATCACTGTCCACCAGATCTCCCCGGAAGAAATGCACAGGATCTGGAACGACATGTCAAGCAAGAAGCATCTCAGATGCTAG